A part of Vespula pensylvanica isolate Volc-1 chromosome 20, ASM1446617v1, whole genome shotgun sequence genomic DNA contains:
- the LOC122636063 gene encoding UDP-glucosyltransferase 2-like, whose product MRLVLSFFLAFIACQCSTDGYRILGVFPINGRSHWIMMEALMKGLAERGHQVDVVTHFKTRSTNPNYREIILENILGSAVNNLTAKEILYFGSMNIERLTYMAGLKLCELIEQPKLQEIIKNPPKNPPYDLVITELFASHCYLAFARHLKVPMIGMMSSPFHDWAAHQIGVPDETSYVPNIFSGYSQKMTFWQRLINTITIRYLQMQMDYYTNLQTEIVKKSFGIDATINDLFKDLSLVLVNSHHSMHGIRPFPQSVVEVGGLHLTNDIDPLAPEVQKWLDESKHGCIYFTFGSMVRIETFSKELMEAFYKAFEKIAPVRVLMKVAKKEELLPGLPKNVMTQSWFSQIPILKHKNTRVFITHGGLMGTTESIFCGVPMIGIPLFGDQKVNIQNYIKRKVAISLGSIHEVTEEKLTNALETILKDPSYTTNVKKLSKLFVDRPQTAMDTATYWVEYVIKHGNILQSPAIHLPWWQKSLLDIYGALLLAIIITLYLIILVLRGLKYIYRRNFGDSDNKKETSKSKKYN is encoded by the exons ATGCGGCTCGTCCTATCATTTTTTCTGGCTTTTATAGCCTGTCAATGTTCCACCGATGGATATAGAATTTTGGGTGTGTTTCCAATTAATGGAAGAAGTCATTGGATCATGATGGAGGCACTAATGAAAGGACTCGCCGAACGCGGTCACCAAGTTGACGTAGTCACGCATTTTAAAACACGGTCTACCAATCCCAATTATAGAGAGATTATTCTAGAGAACATTTTGGGATCAGCTGTGAACAACCTAACAGCGAAAGAAATCTTATATTTCGGCAGTATGAATATAGAACGTTTAACATACATGGCAGGTCTAAAATTATGCGAGCTGATAGAGCAACCGAAATtacaagaaattataaaaaaccCACCAAAAAATCCACCTTACGATCTCGTTATTACAGAG CTGTTTGCCAGTCATTGTTATCTGGCGTTTGCTCGTCATTTGAAAGTACCGATGATTGGAATGATGAGTTCACCGTTTCACGATTGGGCTGCTCATCAAATAGGTGTACCGGACGAAACGTCTTACGTACCAAATATTTTCTCGGGTTACTCGCAAAAGATGACATTCTGGCAGAGATTAATAAACACGATAACAATTCGTTATTTGCAAATGCAAATGGATTATTACACCAATTTGCAAACAGAAATAGTGAAAAAGTCTTTCGGTATAGACGCGACTATAAACGACCTCTTCAAAGATCTCTCATTGGTACTCGTCAATTCTCATCATAGTATGCACGGTATCAGACCATTTCCGCAATCGGTAGTCGAAGTCGGTGGATTGCATCTTACCAACGACATTGATCCACTCGCACCG GAAGTGCAAAAGTGGCTAGACGAAAGCAAACACGGATGCATTTATTTCACGTTCGGTTCTATGGTCAGAATCGAAACGTTTTCGAAAGAATTGATGGAAGCATTTTACAAAGCATTTGAAAAAATAGCGCCCGTGCGCGTATTAATGAAGGTGGCAAAGAAGGAAGAATTATTACCAGGCTTACCGAAAAATGTGATGACGCAAAGCTGGTTTTCTCAGATACCGATATTGA AGCACAAAAACACGCGTGTGTTCATAACCCACGGTGGTCTTATGGGAACAACGGAATCGATATTCTGTGGGGTTCCAATGATAGGTATACCACTTTTCGGCGatcaaaaagtaaatatacaaaattatataaaaaggaaggtAGCTATTTCCCTTGGTTCGATTCATGAGGTCACCGAAGAAAAATTGACAAATGCTTTGGAAACTATCTTGAAAGATCCATCTTACAC GACAAACGTGAAGAAACTTTCCAAGTTATTCGTCGATCGGCCACAAACAGCGATGGATACGGCTACGTATTGGGTAGAATATGTTATAAAACACGGTAATATCTTGCAATCGCCAGCCATTCATTTACCTTGGTGGCAAAAAAGTTTGCTTGATATCTATGGAGCATTACTACTTGCTATCATTATAACGCTCTATTTAATCATACTTGTTCTACGTGgactgaaatatatttatcggcGTAATTTCGGAGATTCCGATAATAAGAAGGAAACGtcgaaatcgaagaaatacAATTGA